The sequence AAAGGGATACGATTTGACTCAACTATCAAAGGCATTTCCATTTTCAGTTATTATTTACGAGAATAAAAGGTTGAATATATGACTGTGGAGtcaatcttataatttttttttagaacAACCTAGTTTAGATGCCATCACTATACTTCCAACGCATTCAAGATAAAGTGATttgaatttataattcaaaaattaTGATCAAAATAGTAGACAATTATTTATCAACCAATGGAATCAACGAAATAATTTTATTCTCTCTAATTTATAAGTTTCTAAACTTTgtcaaaaatataaattaaattaattagtttgtattattttttttgctcagtaataatttatatattttatcgATATTCAAATTAAGGTCCACATAGTAAAGTTTAAACAACAACGGAATCCAAAAAAGCCAGCATCGTAAACAAAAATCACTCCCACCAAATGGCTTTAACTGACCATCTACCCACCCACCTAATTACATCCAAAATTACTGAACCCAGACAAAAGAAACCATCATACAAAACAAGGCACATCGCCCCTTCAAGGTAGAAAATGACAACTCACTGGACTTTCCTCTGGCGGTTGCCTCTCGCCACCATGGCTCTATTGTTCTCCAGCGACCTCACCGACCTTGGTCGCAAAATCCATCTTGGCTCCTGCTCAGCTTCCACCTTTGCCTGCGCTATGACATCTTCCAGTTCTTTGATCTCAACGTACAATTTGAGGGCATCCCAGCCCCTTATGGCCTCTTGAGAGTGGTAAAACCTGCACATGCCTTTCACCCACTGGAGGAATGGGAATAAAACCATATTACCACCCTGTACTCCGTCCTCTACACCTTCACAAGTATCAAAACCCCCTCCAGGTTCCATCCATTCCAGGAAGGAATCCAAACCTAGCAGATAATCTTCATGAATAATTGTCTACATTACCTTTTTCACCATTGTCGTGTCTTCACCCAATTCCAGCCCCCATGCCATAATAAGGGCATAAACGTCCATTCTGGTTTTAAAATAGAATTTGAGCTAGCTAAAACCCCCCCCAACCAAATAAGCTACACTCTGTGCAAGCAATTCATCATGAAATTTAAACAATTTATGTAGCTGGCCAATATTGACTTtgccaaaaaatacaaaaaatcatcgCCTACTTCTTCGAGAGAAATTGGCCTCCATGAGTGCTTCGCAACCACAACCCTACTAAGTAAATTGGAGTTCAATACCTTCTCAGAGATTTGTTTCTGGAGTAAATGCCTTCATAACAACACTTCGAAGAAGATGGGAATGAAATAAATGTCTTCTCATGCAACAATAAAGGCATCAATAACAAGGCACCTCTCTATACTCGAGCATCGCCATTCGATCCTACCTTCTGACATCGTACACTTCATTCACGATATCATTAATATGACCATCTGCATCAACCTCCAGTCTGATAGTGTGAAAATCCTCCCACCTGAAGTCACCCACTTCAAAAAAGGTGAGAGCCCACTTAGATAAAGTGTCTGCTTCGACATTACTAATACGTTTAATATGACTTAATTGAACCTCCTCAAAATTTTCCAACCCTTCAAGGATGTTGTGGATCCAACCTTGTAAGTGCCATGCATCTATACCCTTCTTCATTAAAGCTAAGATGATAATTAAAGAGTCACCTTTGAAGTGCACTTTCCTAGCGCCAAGCATCTTGCACATCCTAATAGCAAGCAGAGCAACTGTTACTTCAACCAGATTATTTGAACCATTCCCCAATATTTGGGCCCCAATAGCCAAAGTATCCCCCTTCCAATTTCGCACTATAACTCCTGCCCCCAAAGGTTTCGGgttccctttagaagccccatcaaaattcactttcAGCCAACCCTCCAACGGTCTTTCCCATTTCATAGACTCCTCAACATGGTTGGTTTGAACCCAATTAAGCCCCTTAACGGGATAATTAGTTTGTATTATTGTTTATATGCAATGAAGCTAATTTTTATTAGATGATAAAGATTTCAAATGGACATGCAACTCCAAAAAATTTCTCATGCCATGAAATAGATTTTAACTGGATTTGAAAAATATTGCAAACTATGGACAAGTGTTTGATTGATATTTTGAGTAAGAAATGCATTAAATGCAAGAGAAAGGGACATGATTTCATACAACTTGATATTCTAGGTGAACATAATAATAGGTGCAGTTAAAGATATTGACAtaaaatatttttgacatgaaaGCCACATAATTTCGAGGAAAAGCATGCCTTTGATAGGATCTTTTGAGTgcatataataaatatatttatagatGTTAACCTTCTTTTTATAGTATTGTTTACccaatattaaaattataaaatctatCTACCTAACCCTTTTCACGTCTCCCACAAGTTAgagtttatatttaattattttacaatTAAAGTTTTATTGAGATTATTTTTTGGCTTGGTAGttttattgagtttttttttttgataggtaatgggccgaagctgataaggtgtacataccctacccccttatgggatttgaacttgtgacctctctttcaagagcacaagatctccaccactaggccaactcagctTGTGCGGTTTTATTGAGATTTTAATAGTGCAACAAATATAACAAATAATAGtttgttaaatttaattaattgtaatgtCTTTTCTTTAATAATTgagaatatataaatataatagtgAAGGGATTCAAAGATATTGGCGTACAATATTTTGACATGAAAGTCACATGATATTAAGAAGACTTGTGCATTTTTTTATAATATGTTTATAACTTTCCACcattttttttatatcattttccatccaatattaattataaaatccaCCATCCTAACTCTTGTCATGTCTTCCACCACCTAGACTTCAATTAAAtacatattaaatttaattattttgtagCTAAAAGTTTACTTAGATTTTTACAATACCACAAATATAACAAAAAATAGTTTgtcaaattcaaaaaatgtaatgtttttttttctttccatttccaaATTAGAATATATATTGCAACCATAAATATTTGAAGATCTAATTTAGTATCCATTTTGTACAAACAAATGTAAATTTGTGTAGTTAGAGGATAATAGACATGCTATTGTCTATGTATTAGGATTTAAAGATTGCCAGTGCCCGTTTTGTTTTGTTTCATATGTTTTTTGTATTAAGATTTAAAGACTAAGtattcttctttgttttgtttcaTCGATTCTCTTCTTGTTGAAACTTATTAGTTTGCTTGCTTGTATAAATCTAGCATATGTTGGTATATGGCGACTGATCATGCAAGTACTGTACACTTGTTGGGCGGATGTGTCAGCTCGAAGTGCTTGAGTATTTGGGAGCCGAAGGATCCCCCCAAAATTATCATACGTGTACGAGAATACGAGTACAAGGAAAATATTATGTGAATAttcctttagggttagggttattctttGTTAGCTGACTTTGTATGTTGtcctaaaattgcatgttataagcgactagAATGCATAAGACATTGGAATTGTGTTGTACtgatttattggataataagaaaaAAATGGGCGACTGTGttatgtggatgtagcccatcttgggtgaaccgcATTAAATATCCGTGTTACTTTGTGTtgtgtttttcttcatctttgcgtgtttgtatctgcatataattgttaattcgtTTTTGCTCTGGATTttcctaaaccctaacaattggtatcagagccgtgtatttctgtaaattggtagggactttcaaatttgagtgggagtaaTGGAATAAAACAAATTCAAGGTCGAGAGGTTCAACGACTAGAAtgattagttatggaaaatgcagatggaggattacttgtatccgTAGTGttgtaaaattgtgaccctagcaattttcgactgcattagggtcctcacatacGTGAACTTGATTCCTCTAGCTCGATCGGAGACCAGAGACTGCTTGGCttgcgaaaacaacttcttccttggccttcgtATAAATCTGtccgcactctgccctggagaaaggggtaggataggggtgtggcacccctgtccctgccctattttggggcaggatcttcctagagcatgcattgtgggttgtgcggTGAGCGGGAAAACTCTCCCGATGTTGACTCgtgacgaaaatcaaatccactaacatgtatttaaggggcattcatcctctcatttgcataagtttaagttggataagattggagtatgcacaagcgatcaagcattcaagagcattcaaacattcttttccagtattgagcattctcaagtttccttcaaggctaggtgtagcattcaagtcaaggattcaaccattgatgaggaggttgatttcaacattcaattagcacacaagcatttctattaaCATTGCTACTATAATCTCCCTTGAGgcgatttacaattcagtctttcatttacatctacttgcaagtactttctttcattacttggttaattcaaaaaaatggggtttgacctaaaggaaaacccccaatcccaacccattttcctctcttttatgtgtgtaggttgcaggtgcgtagctgtacTTTCAAATTCGAGCTCCATTTggagaggcggaaaaacccttttcctttcgcggatttttcggaggaccgtgtacattcccgccacggtccagacAAATTTTCGTCAAATTCGCAaggtgactttgtctcgacattttactgccagatctagatgcacaacttcatcccatattccaatctcaagttataatcgattctgtcacttttgcactacataattcaatcaatttcctttccaaatcaaacaaaggaaagaggagatcatcctaacattcttaattcattcaaaattcaatctaccacctttgtgtggagagattgaatctagtgaattatccccttcttcctattgtaatggtgaaaagtgcttgaaggataatcaatagtgaaactctcatctctctttgagggaaagggtagttttcctcttgatctatcacttatcattttcccaccattacattttggtgaacccaacatcttgcatgctttcctttgaacaaaattgcatatttttcatttacaagcttCAAATTTCtgtaaacttagtggttaatttgttaaaaaccctagtttttttaaaattaaaattgaagttGTGATTTGTTTAAATTGCTTGtgattatcttagatctgaaaaattgtctTGATTGTCGAATTCGTTTTCCtcattatcttgttcaatttgcaattaaaattgacaaaattaagaggGTACTTgttaaaccctaattttcaaaaatcatcttgaatttgtaccaaaaattggatttcaatttaattttcagattttttattgttcttagatttgccttcaatcctacaattcaatttttcaatttccccccctttttcccaagattcaaatttcaaaattaagtggttaggtcatcaaaccctaatttttaaatttaattgaattttgtgtgaatttcaaatcaatttcagtttcattcagatttataaacattttccaaggtgttcctatccattaggtttgaaccttttcaaaattccaattcaattcctctttttcttcaaaaccctaataaggttctattttcacctttgtgccttcattttgcccatctagagattgtaaaatttgccaatttttgggggttatctttaaaatcatcataacatccatcattgaaaattttaaaaaaagttggtcggaccatgtacgttcccgccacggtcctcaacttttttccccaaatttcgggagactgttatgactgtatttaatagcctaaatccggaagattggctgattttattgatttttgatccctctagaattagaaataccttcaaaattcaacatttcaaatttcaagaaaatttttaaaattaagaagttaattgtagtttgccctgattttaaaaattcaaattttaaaattaagtggtattcccttggccctaattttaaaattccaatttcctttcattgtgTCATATTCtccttccaacaaagttcaaattgtgtaatcattcttttcttgaattttgcattactcagtTTTATAacctttgttctacaattcaaaattcaaattttccctctagtgcatgagcttTACCACTAtaagtcctacctatcctatccccgttagacgaaacattagaattaaggcttctcaaggtttaattaccgaggagatggagcctagtttgagtgacttctttaataaggatcatgctaattctaCCCATCCTAACCATtgcctattgatggatctcatgacgaagaagctttaactagggtttatttatatcaaatttctacattggacaattaatttgatagatttcaacaatggatgtcccaagagtaccctcatagtgaagctcttccattaatcaaaggtcttaagcgcatgcttcaaagtgataagaatggaattgatatattgcatggcattgcacatattattgattctaatgtcatgcctatcaagagttgtgccaaaaccgtaggttattcacaaccttcaacacaagtgaATTCTTCTATTcttttgactaatcctatgactcgtattcctactttcacatctaactttatggctacttcaactcaaaatgtcattcctacaaccataggtcatgggggaaatccctcttcttcatttaatcctccatcgataCCTATGTCTTCTATGActgttcctactattcctcaaccgatcagtgtgacacaagggggtaattctttcaataattttattcctcctttaagtgtcccgtttcctacccaatcatcaccaatgcctacaaATCAtgatgtcccaccaccttattctcagtccatgccttttTTTCagtaacatcacaccaccttctcaatcacctatgtctaatatcaattcttctaccaaaatgacaattaacaatcttgctcaaaccgtgttttccttacaacaacaaattgcttacatgagtcaatccaagttcagtgtgcccacctttgatgttgcaagcccactatctcttgatattgttaaagccgtgcaacctaaacatgtggagatccctcaattggaactctataatggaaaaggtgatcctcttatgcatgtcaaaatgttccaaaccttgtgtactgatttttcttatgatcaacgattgctttcaaaattgtttacaagaacactaagagataaggccttacaatggtatttctctctaccttcttattctatcacttcctttcaacaattggcaaattatttcattcaacaatttcaaaacaacattggtcctaaaatcactttgactgatttaatgcattgtaaacaaggcgttaaaaaaaaagtgactgatttcattgttagatataagcatttgtgtgctcaaatttcttttcatgtacataataatgatattcaaagaattttcatttttaatttacaaaaagatatcagggaaaagcttcttttgtccgagtttacttcctttccgcagttgtgcgcaacactccacaattatcaactagttgtgagtcaaatggagcaattcaCTCCTATGGcttcaagtgataagggggagagtgttcaacaacggtttgcaaagttcaaaccaacaaaaagcttcatcaaattcaatgatacaatcaacaacaaccatgtgaatgctacaacatgtgtgccttctatttctaatttttttcaaagagaaaggcaatttactcctttgaatgaatatttacatagtattatgtctcagttgttgcacacaaatgttatcaaacttcctcctataaaaaaaattgatccttccaaccttgcatctccttattttgataacaattctttttgcCAATTTTATCGTCAAcatagtcatgatactgagaaatattttgcattgaagaataatatTTAAGACTTGATTAatagttgtagacgtataaaaatgaccatattcctaaatgaatattttatgttcatttctctatttaattaaatccaatttaattaaaatacccgcattcctctatttaattaagtaaattactcaatttatttaaattaaattcactataccatttaatgaataaatcattttattcaatcaaattccccctatccacttttaattaaatacaaatttaattaaatagttatcctaaattgaataaatctaatttatttaatttccccaaattgcaaccaaattgaattaaatcatttaattcaattaaatcctattatccctccatccacttgcattttcctacatctcccacttgccttcctaaaacccctttctaatcccttctagactcttctaatcgcttctaattagcctaacccatcttctaaactttgtcacatccctaagcaaggggaggtcacttctcaaattccttaaagtctttgataaccattaaaggcttcaaaccttcaaccactgaattcctcaaagtctttgataaccattaaaggcttcaagccttcaaccacttaattccccaaagtcttcataaccattaatggttaactcaaaccctcttacattgttaaagaatttcttttaactcaaccttcatccaacccaagggtctcatcaagcatttaatgctttgaccatgattatctcttaatcatttgcacaagggtttatccttggattaactcttaatccaatgggtaatcttaatttagacttgacccttaccttctagataaccttaaggtcttctcaggcatttaatgtctccaaccccttctctcaacccaaccctatgttgacacttgtcaccatttcattggtgcaaattgcaaacatggattcccaactttcaaactcaacccttgatcaactctttcaatcctgaccatccattgccctgtttttgctataaatagagctctcattcctccattttaaaatcatcctccaaatttgtagtatcatacttatgctcaaatacattcaaactttcatatcatttttatgctcatcatttagcctcttttaaatcaggaactagtctaaatatgcatgtttagaataatttctttatcattttagctcaatcataaactaatatatcatgttaggatagtatttatactaaccttgtcatcttataatctagtttattgcattttaagatcatgcatagcttaggatgcatctcatactaaaatctatcaaaacatccctcgttcttgcatttgccatccctaaactattttgctcagtgatctgagagcaaaaacattgatttgagggacattgtgagatagagaaccatgggaccaaccttgggaagctgagtaatacttcattactccatagcttgcatcaagaagtcctgtgtgtgtgtgtggacaagtattctagaacattttcacatattaagttctatcgacccacttttcccgcatacatttctggtgcccaccgtggggctcaaccccatatatcaaatcagtttttaaaattaaccacttttgcaggtccgtgggaaacaggaatcagcgcgtgggaaacattccctagtgcaTTTGGTTAATAGTCTAGCGCGTCCAGCCTACTGTTTAGCATGTGGGGTCTCTACTCTAGCGCGTAAAGTCCTTTTTTTAGCacatgacttccactaatcttttcctgtaggtctcagcgtggaagaaaaacagagtagcgcatctgaaaaatagaTTGGCGCTTCGGGTCTGTTAGATAGCGCATCTAGTTCACCATCTAGCGCGTGAAGTCCATCATCCAACATGTGAagtccatcttttagcgcatcaaatcatCACTTTTCCTGTGGGTCTCaacgcgggagaaaaacagagcagcgcttccgacgcacagagtagcgcatccagcaaACAGTGTAGCGCATTTAGGAATAACTTTAGCGCATCTAGaatatattgtagcgcgtacagtcctttctgtagTGCATTGCAGAcagaaggcaaaaaaaaaaaaaattgtaaccgaaattaaatttagacttgtagaagtccaccaaaatccagATTTTTTCTAACTATTCGATTGGAATTTTGCAGgactctgacaatttcttgcaggtagagctggaAATTTTCTTTTATCGATTTTTTTTGTTGACCACCAAAGATCGAAATTTTGCTTTATTGACCAAattattttcctagattagaaaatcatcgctatgaagggttaaaaagaacatcatgcttgttggagcaatatctccaaatagaagttagcaaatcattgtcttaaaGGCTAAAACAAACAACTTGATTgccgtgtctcgaaagtggaagaaatatgctctccccttaactgggtgatcaaaaatccagaccactcttaaaaactttctttacttcaagcaataaaatctttaacaggtctgccttcccaaggagttgaaatcaactcttaaagccgtttatggccggtgtgaagggaacgacctaagtggggaacgactttgacgccaagaattccaacccactataatcaaacgtggaaagtgatgaaagtccttttcaacagttgcgcgcagcgattagccttcccccagtatccttgagatacgtaaagcctttgttctaaaggttgggaagcctcctgagtgagtttatcactgacggccgaacaagaagcctgattacgaaccatagaaataaaagctttgaaccgagtcagtaaccagacatttataacatcatagtgcaagggtggggaagaatccgcccccaagattactcaccatatatctcccaagataactactcaattgtgaagcgattcactttgggttaatttctgacaaaaggcaaaaaaacgggcgccctctagggggtgacacagctgtttgagttgacggagtatcgagactagtgggctatgatgttatttatgacccttgactaaagagtctttctaaagtgtatttattcgtatcaaaacctgttaaaacattggggatttgaacatatcctcgcagaacatacactctttgttagattaggcaaaatggttgtaatttttgtgccgtgcttgcattactacttcagaaaatcatccatcaaacttgaaaatttcacaacaaaagttcaaaatttgaaaaaaatcaaccaaaagaaaaattagggcagtttagcacataagagcaacttcttagcgtgtGCAGActttctgttagcgcatccaaacctcaaattagcgcatcggttcaaaacagtagcgtttcatctcaaggcaaaacagtgtaaaatcctttagcgcatcaaagaaacagtctagcgcatggaaacatcagcttagcgcgtagagGCTAAACAGTAGCGCATCAGGTTCACAGGTTAGCGCGTTGCAGACCCAACGTAGCGCATAGCTTTTTTTAACaaatagaaaacatttttgaacattcaaaactttagcgcgtgtctgggggcaacCTAGGGCGTGTGGTCCGTATTTTAGCGCGTAGGGTAAATTTGGTAGCGCATATAACCTCTGTTTTAACATGtgatccaaaacacaaaaacagagggcaaaacagtgagaaattttaaaaatttcaaaacatttttAGAAACCTTCTCCAtcagacatcatttttcatcaaacaagaatagcaaaaacaaaccgttaagactatttcttgagctaaatttgtgtcaaaacaaaagttgtaaaatcctaaacgaatcgcacgataaaacatatctatcttatcgtaatctggaaacctcatcatttTTAttaatagaatcctttaccatcttacggattttatctcacaaaaaccacttgtttaaaatttttaaattgtcaaatcaagtttctatatcgg is a genomic window of Cryptomeria japonica chromosome 7, Sugi_1.0, whole genome shotgun sequence containing:
- the LOC131047458 gene encoding uncharacterized protein LOC131047458 — encoded protein: MKWERPLEGWLKVNFDGASKGNPKPLGAGVIVRNWKGDTLAIGAQILGNGSNNLVEVTVALLAIRMCKMLGARKVHFKGDSLIIILALMKKGIDAWHLQGWIHNILEGLENFEEVQLSHIKRISNVEADTLSKWALTFFEVGDFRWEDFHTIRLEVDADGHINDIVNEVYDVRR